One Desulfovibrio sp. X2 genomic window carries:
- a CDS encoding iron-containing alcohol dehydrogenase: protein MRQEIFATTPRIVMGAGSLARVGDEVKRQNGTSVLIVTDPGVAGTGIVERLEGILKDAGLAVARFDKVEADPRYEIVEDSLAALRAAKADTVIGIGGGSSLDMAKITAVMAVNEGPVGRYFGIDLVPQPGLKTILIPTTAGTGSEVTPIVILSDHHEKLKKGVVSPYLFPSCALLDPELTLGLPPAVTAATGMDALIHALEAYTSKNATAMSDVLAREAIGLVFHNIRTAYANGENLEARSNMLRGSLLAGMAFANAGVTAVHAFAYPIGAEFHIPHGVANTIMLVPVMRFNQTGNLPRFARLAELLGENTAGLNQRQAAARAVAALTDLAEDLRVPQHLSAFGVKEGDIPNLAAGVMKVTRLLANNPRRLAVEDAEAIYREAL, encoded by the coding sequence ATGCGACAGGAAATCTTCGCCACAACACCGCGCATCGTCATGGGAGCCGGAAGCCTCGCCCGCGTGGGCGACGAGGTGAAACGGCAAAACGGCACGTCCGTGCTCATCGTCACCGACCCGGGCGTCGCGGGAACCGGCATCGTGGAGCGGCTGGAAGGGATCCTCAAAGACGCCGGACTGGCCGTGGCCCGCTTCGACAAGGTGGAGGCCGACCCCCGCTACGAGATCGTGGAGGACTCCCTGGCCGCGCTTCGGGCGGCCAAGGCGGACACGGTCATCGGCATCGGCGGCGGCTCGTCCCTGGACATGGCCAAGATCACCGCGGTCATGGCCGTGAACGAGGGGCCGGTGGGCAGGTACTTCGGCATCGACCTGGTGCCGCAGCCCGGCCTCAAGACCATCCTCATCCCCACCACCGCGGGCACGGGCAGCGAGGTGACGCCCATCGTCATCCTCTCCGACCACCACGAGAAGCTGAAGAAGGGCGTGGTCAGCCCCTACCTCTTCCCCTCCTGCGCCCTGCTCGACCCCGAGCTGACCCTGGGCCTGCCGCCCGCCGTCACCGCCGCCACCGGCATGGACGCCCTGATCCACGCCCTCGAGGCCTACACCTCGAAGAACGCCACGGCCATGTCCGACGTCCTGGCCAGGGAGGCCATCGGCCTCGTCTTCCACAACATCCGCACCGCCTACGCCAACGGCGAAAATCTGGAAGCGCGCTCGAACATGCTGCGCGGCAGCCTGCTCGCGGGCATGGCCTTCGCCAACGCGGGCGTCACCGCGGTGCACGCCTTCGCCTACCCCATCGGCGCGGAGTTCCACATCCCGCACGGCGTGGCCAACACCATCATGCTGGTGCCGGTCATGCGCTTCAACCAGACCGGCAACCTGCCCCGCTTCGCCCGCCTGGCCGAGCTCCTGGGCGAGAACACGGCGGGGCTGAACCAGCGCCAGGCCGCGGCCCGCGCCGTGGCCGCCCTCACGGACCTGGCCGAGGACCTGCGCGTGCCGCAGCACCTCTCCGCCTTCGGCGTCAAGGAGGGCGACATCCCGAACCTGGCCGCGGGCGTCATGAAGGTCACCCGCCTTCTCGCCAACAACCCGCGCCGCCTGGCCGTCGAGGACGCCGAGGCGATTTATCGGGAAGCGCTGTAG